A single region of the Knoellia sp. p5-6-4 genome encodes:
- a CDS encoding site-specific integrase — translation MRSEKKPPLGVRLTIDVEENAGPRGTTFWARVRWTNPANHHREGVKRAFRSREAVEEWLDSMRYTAKTGVDFGQTLGQYVAEIGDRWTRAIDPTSTYDPYAAGLRRRVVPTLGHLPLTMITAGLVDRAIDGWEQEYGRSTVKNTVAALVLVLDEAVRDGILVRNPAKDRARRRTVGRSFGNSAEPGSPRDLALPDVATLDRLVEAVIEAGGHQAWGDMVTILATTALRISEVSGLRVGDVDLGRGLLHVFRQTYPGRGGLVTKQTKGRRRRTVPIIDPLRPTLVRLTAGREGNERLLAGPRGGVITTATLRDATHWDQLVRELGHPGLVRHGLRHTALTWMADAGVELHILQRVAGHQDPAVTSRYLHPDTQAVLDAGTAFSAWWSGTGPEKPALGIVQGGQTRA, via the coding sequence ATGAGGAGCGAGAAGAAGCCTCCCCTCGGTGTGCGGCTGACCATCGACGTCGAGGAGAACGCCGGCCCGCGCGGCACGACCTTCTGGGCCCGGGTGCGCTGGACCAACCCGGCCAACCACCACCGTGAGGGCGTCAAGCGGGCCTTCCGCAGTCGGGAGGCGGTCGAGGAGTGGCTCGACTCGATGCGCTACACGGCCAAGACGGGCGTCGACTTCGGCCAGACCCTGGGGCAGTATGTCGCCGAGATCGGTGACCGGTGGACCCGGGCCATCGACCCGACGTCGACCTACGACCCGTATGCCGCCGGGCTGCGTCGCCGGGTGGTGCCCACCCTGGGCCACCTTCCGCTGACGATGATCACCGCCGGTCTCGTCGACCGGGCCATCGACGGCTGGGAGCAGGAGTACGGGCGCTCGACGGTGAAGAACACCGTGGCGGCGCTCGTGCTGGTGCTCGACGAGGCGGTCCGCGACGGCATCCTCGTGCGCAACCCCGCCAAGGACCGGGCGCGTCGCCGCACCGTTGGTCGTTCTTTCGGCAACTCCGCCGAGCCGGGCAGCCCACGCGACCTCGCCCTGCCCGACGTCGCCACCCTGGACCGCCTGGTCGAGGCGGTCATCGAGGCCGGCGGGCATCAGGCGTGGGGCGACATGGTCACCATCCTGGCCACCACGGCGCTGCGGATCAGCGAGGTCTCGGGCCTCCGAGTCGGCGACGTCGACCTCGGCCGTGGACTGCTCCACGTGTTTCGGCAGACGTACCCCGGCCGAGGCGGGCTCGTCACCAAGCAGACCAAGGGCCGGCGACGCCGCACGGTGCCGATCATCGACCCGCTCCGACCGACGCTCGTCCGCCTCACCGCGGGGCGCGAGGGCAACGAACGGCTGCTCGCCGGGCCCCGAGGCGGCGTCATCACGACCGCCACGCTCCGCGACGCCACCCACTGGGACCAGCTCGTGCGCGAGCTCGGCCACCCCGGCCTCGTACGGCACGGCCTGCGGCACACCGCGCTGACGTGGATGGCCGACGCGGGCGTCGAGCTGCACATCCTCCAGCGGGTCGCCGGCCACCAGGACCCGGCTGTGACGAGCCGCTACCTGCACCCCGACACCCAGGCCGTGCTCGACGCCGGCACCGCGTTCTCCGCCTGGTGGTCCGGAACTGGTCCGGAGAAGCCTGCGCTGGGAATCGTCCAGGGCGGGCAAACCCGGGCATGA